In Hyla sarda isolate aHylSar1 chromosome 12, aHylSar1.hap1, whole genome shotgun sequence, a genomic segment contains:
- the YTHDF1 gene encoding YTH domain-containing family protein 1 isoform X5, with amino-acid sequence MMSATSVDPQRPKGQDSKVQNGSLHQKDNVHDNDFEQYLSGQSNQSNSYPSMTDPYLSSYYPPSIFPYSLSEAPWSTGGDPPIPYLTPYGQLSNGDHHFMHDAVFGQPGGLGNNIYQHRFNFFPENPAFSAWGTSGSQGQQTQNSAYGGSYSYPPSSLGGTIVDGQTGFHNETLNKAPGMNSIEQGMVGLKIGSNVTASAVKTVGSVVNSVGMPSALSGNGGNSISMPPSKPTSWAAIASKPAKPQPKTKTKPVTIIGGALPPPPIKHNMDIGTWDNKGPVTKPPMPPQIPSPQSIPQPQPQQQLLQPIPAQPPPMSQAPYQNPPAPPQQQAPQNRWVAPRNRNAAYGQGGGPDGNPLGGAQPHAVPGSDSHPVLEKLKASHSYNPKDFDWNLKNGRVFIIKSYSEDDIHRSIKYSIWCSTEHGNKRLDSAFRSMNGKGPVYLLFSVNGSGHFCGVAEMRSPVDYGTSAGVWSQDKWKGKFDVKWLFVKDVPNNQLRHIRLENNDNKPVTNSRDTQEVPLEKAKLVLKIIATYKHTTSIFDDFSHYEKRQEEEEVVRKVISQP; translated from the exons ATGATGTCTGCCACAAGCGTGGACCCGCAG agacCAAAAGGACAGGACAGTAAAG TTCAAAATGGATCTTTGCACCAGAAGGACAACGTCCATGACAACGACTTCGAGCAGTATCTGTCCGGGCAGTCCAACCAG AGTAACAGCTACCCTTCAATGACAGACCCGTACCTCTCCAGCTATTATCCGCCATCTATCTTTCCCTACTCCCTGAGTGAGGCGCCATGGTCAACTGGTGGGGATCCTCCCATCCCATATCTTACCCCATACGGACAGCTCAGCAACGGAGACCATCACTTCATGCACGATGCAGTGTTCGGAcaaccagggggtctggggaatAACATCTACCAACATCGCTTCAATTTCTTCCCGGAAAACCCTGCATTTTCCGCTTGGGGCACCAGCGGTTCTCAGGGTCAGCAGACTCAGAACTCTGCCTATGGGGGCAGCTACAGCTACCCTCCCAGCTCCTTGGGCGGGACAATTGTGGATGGACAGACCGGCTTTCATAATGAGACTCTGAATAAAGCTCCGGGCATGAACAGCATCGAACAGGGCATGGTGGGGCTTAAGATAGGCAGCAACGTGACTGCATCAGCAGTAAAAACGGTGGGATCTGTGGTAAACAGCGTAGGAATGCCAAGTGCTCTGTCAGGCAATGGTGGCAACAGTATCAGCATGCCACCTTCCAAACCCACCTCATGGGCAGCAATAGCCAGCAAACCTGCCAAACCACAACCTAAAACAAAAACTAAACCCGTGACCATCATCGGTGGGGCACTGCCTCCACCGCCTATCAAACATAACATGGACATTGGCACCTGGGACAATAAGGGTCCTGTTACTAAGCCCCCAATGCCTCCGCAGATCCCATCTCCTCAGTCCATCCCTCAGCCGCAACCCCAACAGCAGCTGCTGCAACCCATCCCTGCTCAACCCCCGCCCATGTCCCAAGCCCCTTACCAAAACCCCCCAGCTCCACCGCAGCAGCAAGCCCCACAGAACCGCTGGGTAGCTCCCCGTAACAGGAACGCTGCCTATGGGCAAGGTGGGGGACCTGACGGGAATCCTTTGGGTGGGGCTCAGCCTCACGCTGTCCCTGGTAGTGACTCCCATCCAGTGTTGGAGAAGCTTAAAGCCTCTCACAGCTACAACCCCAAGGACTTCGACTGGAACCTGAAAAACGGACGAGTGTTTATCATCAAGAGTTACTCAGAGGACGATATTCACCGTTCCATCAAGTACTCTATCTGGTGTAGCACGGAGCATGGTAATAAGCGTCTGGACAGCGCTTTTCGCTCCATGAACGGCAAAGGCCCAGTCTACTTGCTCTTCAGCGTCAATGGCAGTGGACATTTCTGCGGTGTGGCCGAGATGCGGTCACCTGTCGATTATGGCACCAGCGCTGGTGTCTGGTCACAGGACAAGTGGAAGGGCAAGTTTGACGTTAAGTGGCTCTTTGTCAAAGACGTCCCCAACAACCAGCTGAGGCATATCCGTCTGGAGAACAACGACAATAAACCGGTCACAAACTCGCGAGACACGCAGGAGGTGCCCTTAGAAAAAGCAAAACTAGTGCTTAAAATCATTGCCACTTACAAGCACACGACCTCCATCTTTGATGACTTTTCTCATTATGAGAAGcgccaggaggaggaagaggtcGTGCGCAAGGTAATAAGCCAGCCTTAA
- the YTHDF1 gene encoding YTH domain-containing family protein 1 isoform X1: MMSATSVDPQRPKGQDSKVFPLGRSNNDLISVQNGSLHQKDNVHDNDFEQYLSGQSNQSNSYPSMTDPYLSSYYPPSIFPYSLSEAPWSTGGDPPIPYLTPYGQLSNGDHHFMHDAVFGQPGGLGNNIYQHRFNFFPENPAFSAWGTSGSQGQQTQNSAYGGSYSYPPSSLGGTIVDGQTGFHNETLNKAPGMNSIEQGMVGLKIGSNVTASAVKTVGSVVNSVGMPSALSGNGGNSISMPPSKPTSWAAIASKPAKPQPKTKTKPVTIIGGALPPPPIKHNMDIGTWDNKGPVTKPPMPPQIPSPQSIPQPQPQQQLLQPIPAQPPPMSQAPYQNPPAPPQQQAPQNRWVAPRNRNAAYGQGGGPDGNPLGGAQPHAVPGSDSHPVLEKLKASHSYNPKDFDWNLKNGRVFIIKSYSEDDIHRSIKYSIWCSTEHGNKRLDSAFRSMNGKGPVYLLFSVNGSGHFCGVAEMRSPVDYGTSAGVWSQDKWKGKFDVKWLFVKDVPNNQLRHIRLENNDNKPVTNSRDTQEVPLEKAKLVLKIIATYKHTTSIFDDFSHYEKRQEEEEVVRKNGSGIRERNC, from the exons ATGATGTCTGCCACAAGCGTGGACCCGCAG agacCAAAAGGACAGGACAGTAAAG TTTTTCCACTAGGGCGCTCAAACAATGATCTTATTTCAGTTCAAAATGGATCTTTGCACCAGAAGGACAACGTCCATGACAACGACTTCGAGCAGTATCTGTCCGGGCAGTCCAACCAG AGTAACAGCTACCCTTCAATGACAGACCCGTACCTCTCCAGCTATTATCCGCCATCTATCTTTCCCTACTCCCTGAGTGAGGCGCCATGGTCAACTGGTGGGGATCCTCCCATCCCATATCTTACCCCATACGGACAGCTCAGCAACGGAGACCATCACTTCATGCACGATGCAGTGTTCGGAcaaccagggggtctggggaatAACATCTACCAACATCGCTTCAATTTCTTCCCGGAAAACCCTGCATTTTCCGCTTGGGGCACCAGCGGTTCTCAGGGTCAGCAGACTCAGAACTCTGCCTATGGGGGCAGCTACAGCTACCCTCCCAGCTCCTTGGGCGGGACAATTGTGGATGGACAGACCGGCTTTCATAATGAGACTCTGAATAAAGCTCCGGGCATGAACAGCATCGAACAGGGCATGGTGGGGCTTAAGATAGGCAGCAACGTGACTGCATCAGCAGTAAAAACGGTGGGATCTGTGGTAAACAGCGTAGGAATGCCAAGTGCTCTGTCAGGCAATGGTGGCAACAGTATCAGCATGCCACCTTCCAAACCCACCTCATGGGCAGCAATAGCCAGCAAACCTGCCAAACCACAACCTAAAACAAAAACTAAACCCGTGACCATCATCGGTGGGGCACTGCCTCCACCGCCTATCAAACATAACATGGACATTGGCACCTGGGACAATAAGGGTCCTGTTACTAAGCCCCCAATGCCTCCGCAGATCCCATCTCCTCAGTCCATCCCTCAGCCGCAACCCCAACAGCAGCTGCTGCAACCCATCCCTGCTCAACCCCCGCCCATGTCCCAAGCCCCTTACCAAAACCCCCCAGCTCCACCGCAGCAGCAAGCCCCACAGAACCGCTGGGTAGCTCCCCGTAACAGGAACGCTGCCTATGGGCAAGGTGGGGGACCTGACGGGAATCCTTTGGGTGGGGCTCAGCCTCACGCTGTCCCTGGTAGTGACTCCCATCCAGTGTTGGAGAAGCTTAAAGCCTCTCACAGCTACAACCCCAAGGACTTCGACTGGAACCTGAAAAACGGACGAGTGTTTATCATCAAGAGTTACTCAGAGGACGATATTCACCGTTCCATCAAGTACTCTATCTGGTGTAGCACGGAGCATGGTAATAAGCGTCTGGACAGCGCTTTTCGCTCCATGAACGGCAAAGGCCCAGTCTACTTGCTCTTCAGCGTCAATGGCAGTGGACATTTCTGCGGTGTGGCCGAGATGCGGTCACCTGTCGATTATGGCACCAGCGCTGGTGTCTGGTCACAGGACAAGTGGAAGGGCAAGTTTGACGTTAAGTGGCTCTTTGTCAAAGACGTCCCCAACAACCAGCTGAGGCATATCCGTCTGGAGAACAACGACAATAAACCGGTCACAAACTCGCGAGACACGCAGGAGGTGCCCTTAGAAAAAGCAAAACTAGTGCTTAAAATCATTGCCACTTACAAGCACACGACCTCCATCTTTGATGACTTTTCTCATTATGAGAAGcgccaggaggaggaagaggtcGTGCGCAAG
- the YTHDF1 gene encoding YTH domain-containing family protein 1 isoform X3: MERPKGQDSKVFPLGRSNNDLISVQNGSLHQKDNVHDNDFEQYLSGQSNQSNSYPSMTDPYLSSYYPPSIFPYSLSEAPWSTGGDPPIPYLTPYGQLSNGDHHFMHDAVFGQPGGLGNNIYQHRFNFFPENPAFSAWGTSGSQGQQTQNSAYGGSYSYPPSSLGGTIVDGQTGFHNETLNKAPGMNSIEQGMVGLKIGSNVTASAVKTVGSVVNSVGMPSALSGNGGNSISMPPSKPTSWAAIASKPAKPQPKTKTKPVTIIGGALPPPPIKHNMDIGTWDNKGPVTKPPMPPQIPSPQSIPQPQPQQQLLQPIPAQPPPMSQAPYQNPPAPPQQQAPQNRWVAPRNRNAAYGQGGGPDGNPLGGAQPHAVPGSDSHPVLEKLKASHSYNPKDFDWNLKNGRVFIIKSYSEDDIHRSIKYSIWCSTEHGNKRLDSAFRSMNGKGPVYLLFSVNGSGHFCGVAEMRSPVDYGTSAGVWSQDKWKGKFDVKWLFVKDVPNNQLRHIRLENNDNKPVTNSRDTQEVPLEKAKLVLKIIATYKHTTSIFDDFSHYEKRQEEEEVVRKNGSGIRERNC; this comes from the exons ATGGAG agacCAAAAGGACAGGACAGTAAAG TTTTTCCACTAGGGCGCTCAAACAATGATCTTATTTCAGTTCAAAATGGATCTTTGCACCAGAAGGACAACGTCCATGACAACGACTTCGAGCAGTATCTGTCCGGGCAGTCCAACCAG AGTAACAGCTACCCTTCAATGACAGACCCGTACCTCTCCAGCTATTATCCGCCATCTATCTTTCCCTACTCCCTGAGTGAGGCGCCATGGTCAACTGGTGGGGATCCTCCCATCCCATATCTTACCCCATACGGACAGCTCAGCAACGGAGACCATCACTTCATGCACGATGCAGTGTTCGGAcaaccagggggtctggggaatAACATCTACCAACATCGCTTCAATTTCTTCCCGGAAAACCCTGCATTTTCCGCTTGGGGCACCAGCGGTTCTCAGGGTCAGCAGACTCAGAACTCTGCCTATGGGGGCAGCTACAGCTACCCTCCCAGCTCCTTGGGCGGGACAATTGTGGATGGACAGACCGGCTTTCATAATGAGACTCTGAATAAAGCTCCGGGCATGAACAGCATCGAACAGGGCATGGTGGGGCTTAAGATAGGCAGCAACGTGACTGCATCAGCAGTAAAAACGGTGGGATCTGTGGTAAACAGCGTAGGAATGCCAAGTGCTCTGTCAGGCAATGGTGGCAACAGTATCAGCATGCCACCTTCCAAACCCACCTCATGGGCAGCAATAGCCAGCAAACCTGCCAAACCACAACCTAAAACAAAAACTAAACCCGTGACCATCATCGGTGGGGCACTGCCTCCACCGCCTATCAAACATAACATGGACATTGGCACCTGGGACAATAAGGGTCCTGTTACTAAGCCCCCAATGCCTCCGCAGATCCCATCTCCTCAGTCCATCCCTCAGCCGCAACCCCAACAGCAGCTGCTGCAACCCATCCCTGCTCAACCCCCGCCCATGTCCCAAGCCCCTTACCAAAACCCCCCAGCTCCACCGCAGCAGCAAGCCCCACAGAACCGCTGGGTAGCTCCCCGTAACAGGAACGCTGCCTATGGGCAAGGTGGGGGACCTGACGGGAATCCTTTGGGTGGGGCTCAGCCTCACGCTGTCCCTGGTAGTGACTCCCATCCAGTGTTGGAGAAGCTTAAAGCCTCTCACAGCTACAACCCCAAGGACTTCGACTGGAACCTGAAAAACGGACGAGTGTTTATCATCAAGAGTTACTCAGAGGACGATATTCACCGTTCCATCAAGTACTCTATCTGGTGTAGCACGGAGCATGGTAATAAGCGTCTGGACAGCGCTTTTCGCTCCATGAACGGCAAAGGCCCAGTCTACTTGCTCTTCAGCGTCAATGGCAGTGGACATTTCTGCGGTGTGGCCGAGATGCGGTCACCTGTCGATTATGGCACCAGCGCTGGTGTCTGGTCACAGGACAAGTGGAAGGGCAAGTTTGACGTTAAGTGGCTCTTTGTCAAAGACGTCCCCAACAACCAGCTGAGGCATATCCGTCTGGAGAACAACGACAATAAACCGGTCACAAACTCGCGAGACACGCAGGAGGTGCCCTTAGAAAAAGCAAAACTAGTGCTTAAAATCATTGCCACTTACAAGCACACGACCTCCATCTTTGATGACTTTTCTCATTATGAGAAGcgccaggaggaggaagaggtcGTGCGCAAG
- the YTHDF1 gene encoding YTH domain-containing family protein 1 isoform X2, translating into MMSATSVDPQRPKGQDSKVFPLGRSNNDLISVQNGSLHQKDNVHDNDFEQYLSGQSNQSNSYPSMTDPYLSSYYPPSIFPYSLSEAPWSTGGDPPIPYLTPYGQLSNGDHHFMHDAVFGQPGGLGNNIYQHRFNFFPENPAFSAWGTSGSQGQQTQNSAYGGSYSYPPSSLGGTIVDGQTGFHNETLNKAPGMNSIEQGMVGLKIGSNVTASAVKTVGSVVNSVGMPSALSGNGGNSISMPPSKPTSWAAIASKPAKPQPKTKTKPVTIIGGALPPPPIKHNMDIGTWDNKGPVTKPPMPPQIPSPQSIPQPQPQQQLLQPIPAQPPPMSQAPYQNPPAPPQQQAPQNRWVAPRNRNAAYGQGGGPDGNPLGGAQPHAVPGSDSHPVLEKLKASHSYNPKDFDWNLKNGRVFIIKSYSEDDIHRSIKYSIWCSTEHGNKRLDSAFRSMNGKGPVYLLFSVNGSGHFCGVAEMRSPVDYGTSAGVWSQDKWKGKFDVKWLFVKDVPNNQLRHIRLENNDNKPVTNSRDTQEVPLEKAKLVLKIIATYKHTTSIFDDFSHYEKRQEEEEVVRKECQTRSKQ; encoded by the exons ATGATGTCTGCCACAAGCGTGGACCCGCAG agacCAAAAGGACAGGACAGTAAAG TTTTTCCACTAGGGCGCTCAAACAATGATCTTATTTCAGTTCAAAATGGATCTTTGCACCAGAAGGACAACGTCCATGACAACGACTTCGAGCAGTATCTGTCCGGGCAGTCCAACCAG AGTAACAGCTACCCTTCAATGACAGACCCGTACCTCTCCAGCTATTATCCGCCATCTATCTTTCCCTACTCCCTGAGTGAGGCGCCATGGTCAACTGGTGGGGATCCTCCCATCCCATATCTTACCCCATACGGACAGCTCAGCAACGGAGACCATCACTTCATGCACGATGCAGTGTTCGGAcaaccagggggtctggggaatAACATCTACCAACATCGCTTCAATTTCTTCCCGGAAAACCCTGCATTTTCCGCTTGGGGCACCAGCGGTTCTCAGGGTCAGCAGACTCAGAACTCTGCCTATGGGGGCAGCTACAGCTACCCTCCCAGCTCCTTGGGCGGGACAATTGTGGATGGACAGACCGGCTTTCATAATGAGACTCTGAATAAAGCTCCGGGCATGAACAGCATCGAACAGGGCATGGTGGGGCTTAAGATAGGCAGCAACGTGACTGCATCAGCAGTAAAAACGGTGGGATCTGTGGTAAACAGCGTAGGAATGCCAAGTGCTCTGTCAGGCAATGGTGGCAACAGTATCAGCATGCCACCTTCCAAACCCACCTCATGGGCAGCAATAGCCAGCAAACCTGCCAAACCACAACCTAAAACAAAAACTAAACCCGTGACCATCATCGGTGGGGCACTGCCTCCACCGCCTATCAAACATAACATGGACATTGGCACCTGGGACAATAAGGGTCCTGTTACTAAGCCCCCAATGCCTCCGCAGATCCCATCTCCTCAGTCCATCCCTCAGCCGCAACCCCAACAGCAGCTGCTGCAACCCATCCCTGCTCAACCCCCGCCCATGTCCCAAGCCCCTTACCAAAACCCCCCAGCTCCACCGCAGCAGCAAGCCCCACAGAACCGCTGGGTAGCTCCCCGTAACAGGAACGCTGCCTATGGGCAAGGTGGGGGACCTGACGGGAATCCTTTGGGTGGGGCTCAGCCTCACGCTGTCCCTGGTAGTGACTCCCATCCAGTGTTGGAGAAGCTTAAAGCCTCTCACAGCTACAACCCCAAGGACTTCGACTGGAACCTGAAAAACGGACGAGTGTTTATCATCAAGAGTTACTCAGAGGACGATATTCACCGTTCCATCAAGTACTCTATCTGGTGTAGCACGGAGCATGGTAATAAGCGTCTGGACAGCGCTTTTCGCTCCATGAACGGCAAAGGCCCAGTCTACTTGCTCTTCAGCGTCAATGGCAGTGGACATTTCTGCGGTGTGGCCGAGATGCGGTCACCTGTCGATTATGGCACCAGCGCTGGTGTCTGGTCACAGGACAAGTGGAAGGGCAAGTTTGACGTTAAGTGGCTCTTTGTCAAAGACGTCCCCAACAACCAGCTGAGGCATATCCGTCTGGAGAACAACGACAATAAACCGGTCACAAACTCGCGAGACACGCAGGAGGTGCCCTTAGAAAAAGCAAAACTAGTGCTTAAAATCATTGCCACTTACAAGCACACGACCTCCATCTTTGATGACTTTTCTCATTATGAGAAGcgccaggaggaggaagaggtcGTGCGCAAG
- the YTHDF1 gene encoding YTH domain-containing family protein 1 isoform X4 — translation MMSATSVDPQRPKGQDSKVQNGSLHQKDNVHDNDFEQYLSGQSNQSNSYPSMTDPYLSSYYPPSIFPYSLSEAPWSTGGDPPIPYLTPYGQLSNGDHHFMHDAVFGQPGGLGNNIYQHRFNFFPENPAFSAWGTSGSQGQQTQNSAYGGSYSYPPSSLGGTIVDGQTGFHNETLNKAPGMNSIEQGMVGLKIGSNVTASAVKTVGSVVNSVGMPSALSGNGGNSISMPPSKPTSWAAIASKPAKPQPKTKTKPVTIIGGALPPPPIKHNMDIGTWDNKGPVTKPPMPPQIPSPQSIPQPQPQQQLLQPIPAQPPPMSQAPYQNPPAPPQQQAPQNRWVAPRNRNAAYGQGGGPDGNPLGGAQPHAVPGSDSHPVLEKLKASHSYNPKDFDWNLKNGRVFIIKSYSEDDIHRSIKYSIWCSTEHGNKRLDSAFRSMNGKGPVYLLFSVNGSGHFCGVAEMRSPVDYGTSAGVWSQDKWKGKFDVKWLFVKDVPNNQLRHIRLENNDNKPVTNSRDTQEVPLEKAKLVLKIIATYKHTTSIFDDFSHYEKRQEEEEVVRKNGSGIRERNC, via the exons ATGATGTCTGCCACAAGCGTGGACCCGCAG agacCAAAAGGACAGGACAGTAAAG TTCAAAATGGATCTTTGCACCAGAAGGACAACGTCCATGACAACGACTTCGAGCAGTATCTGTCCGGGCAGTCCAACCAG AGTAACAGCTACCCTTCAATGACAGACCCGTACCTCTCCAGCTATTATCCGCCATCTATCTTTCCCTACTCCCTGAGTGAGGCGCCATGGTCAACTGGTGGGGATCCTCCCATCCCATATCTTACCCCATACGGACAGCTCAGCAACGGAGACCATCACTTCATGCACGATGCAGTGTTCGGAcaaccagggggtctggggaatAACATCTACCAACATCGCTTCAATTTCTTCCCGGAAAACCCTGCATTTTCCGCTTGGGGCACCAGCGGTTCTCAGGGTCAGCAGACTCAGAACTCTGCCTATGGGGGCAGCTACAGCTACCCTCCCAGCTCCTTGGGCGGGACAATTGTGGATGGACAGACCGGCTTTCATAATGAGACTCTGAATAAAGCTCCGGGCATGAACAGCATCGAACAGGGCATGGTGGGGCTTAAGATAGGCAGCAACGTGACTGCATCAGCAGTAAAAACGGTGGGATCTGTGGTAAACAGCGTAGGAATGCCAAGTGCTCTGTCAGGCAATGGTGGCAACAGTATCAGCATGCCACCTTCCAAACCCACCTCATGGGCAGCAATAGCCAGCAAACCTGCCAAACCACAACCTAAAACAAAAACTAAACCCGTGACCATCATCGGTGGGGCACTGCCTCCACCGCCTATCAAACATAACATGGACATTGGCACCTGGGACAATAAGGGTCCTGTTACTAAGCCCCCAATGCCTCCGCAGATCCCATCTCCTCAGTCCATCCCTCAGCCGCAACCCCAACAGCAGCTGCTGCAACCCATCCCTGCTCAACCCCCGCCCATGTCCCAAGCCCCTTACCAAAACCCCCCAGCTCCACCGCAGCAGCAAGCCCCACAGAACCGCTGGGTAGCTCCCCGTAACAGGAACGCTGCCTATGGGCAAGGTGGGGGACCTGACGGGAATCCTTTGGGTGGGGCTCAGCCTCACGCTGTCCCTGGTAGTGACTCCCATCCAGTGTTGGAGAAGCTTAAAGCCTCTCACAGCTACAACCCCAAGGACTTCGACTGGAACCTGAAAAACGGACGAGTGTTTATCATCAAGAGTTACTCAGAGGACGATATTCACCGTTCCATCAAGTACTCTATCTGGTGTAGCACGGAGCATGGTAATAAGCGTCTGGACAGCGCTTTTCGCTCCATGAACGGCAAAGGCCCAGTCTACTTGCTCTTCAGCGTCAATGGCAGTGGACATTTCTGCGGTGTGGCCGAGATGCGGTCACCTGTCGATTATGGCACCAGCGCTGGTGTCTGGTCACAGGACAAGTGGAAGGGCAAGTTTGACGTTAAGTGGCTCTTTGTCAAAGACGTCCCCAACAACCAGCTGAGGCATATCCGTCTGGAGAACAACGACAATAAACCGGTCACAAACTCGCGAGACACGCAGGAGGTGCCCTTAGAAAAAGCAAAACTAGTGCTTAAAATCATTGCCACTTACAAGCACACGACCTCCATCTTTGATGACTTTTCTCATTATGAGAAGcgccaggaggaggaagaggtcGTGCGCAAG
- the YTHDF1 gene encoding YTH domain-containing family protein 1 isoform X7, whose amino-acid sequence MTDPYLSSYYPPSIFPYSLSEAPWSTGGDPPIPYLTPYGQLSNGDHHFMHDAVFGQPGGLGNNIYQHRFNFFPENPAFSAWGTSGSQGQQTQNSAYGGSYSYPPSSLGGTIVDGQTGFHNETLNKAPGMNSIEQGMVGLKIGSNVTASAVKTVGSVVNSVGMPSALSGNGGNSISMPPSKPTSWAAIASKPAKPQPKTKTKPVTIIGGALPPPPIKHNMDIGTWDNKGPVTKPPMPPQIPSPQSIPQPQPQQQLLQPIPAQPPPMSQAPYQNPPAPPQQQAPQNRWVAPRNRNAAYGQGGGPDGNPLGGAQPHAVPGSDSHPVLEKLKASHSYNPKDFDWNLKNGRVFIIKSYSEDDIHRSIKYSIWCSTEHGNKRLDSAFRSMNGKGPVYLLFSVNGSGHFCGVAEMRSPVDYGTSAGVWSQDKWKGKFDVKWLFVKDVPNNQLRHIRLENNDNKPVTNSRDTQEVPLEKAKLVLKIIATYKHTTSIFDDFSHYEKRQEEEEVVRKNGSGIRERNC is encoded by the coding sequence ATGACAGACCCGTACCTCTCCAGCTATTATCCGCCATCTATCTTTCCCTACTCCCTGAGTGAGGCGCCATGGTCAACTGGTGGGGATCCTCCCATCCCATATCTTACCCCATACGGACAGCTCAGCAACGGAGACCATCACTTCATGCACGATGCAGTGTTCGGAcaaccagggggtctggggaatAACATCTACCAACATCGCTTCAATTTCTTCCCGGAAAACCCTGCATTTTCCGCTTGGGGCACCAGCGGTTCTCAGGGTCAGCAGACTCAGAACTCTGCCTATGGGGGCAGCTACAGCTACCCTCCCAGCTCCTTGGGCGGGACAATTGTGGATGGACAGACCGGCTTTCATAATGAGACTCTGAATAAAGCTCCGGGCATGAACAGCATCGAACAGGGCATGGTGGGGCTTAAGATAGGCAGCAACGTGACTGCATCAGCAGTAAAAACGGTGGGATCTGTGGTAAACAGCGTAGGAATGCCAAGTGCTCTGTCAGGCAATGGTGGCAACAGTATCAGCATGCCACCTTCCAAACCCACCTCATGGGCAGCAATAGCCAGCAAACCTGCCAAACCACAACCTAAAACAAAAACTAAACCCGTGACCATCATCGGTGGGGCACTGCCTCCACCGCCTATCAAACATAACATGGACATTGGCACCTGGGACAATAAGGGTCCTGTTACTAAGCCCCCAATGCCTCCGCAGATCCCATCTCCTCAGTCCATCCCTCAGCCGCAACCCCAACAGCAGCTGCTGCAACCCATCCCTGCTCAACCCCCGCCCATGTCCCAAGCCCCTTACCAAAACCCCCCAGCTCCACCGCAGCAGCAAGCCCCACAGAACCGCTGGGTAGCTCCCCGTAACAGGAACGCTGCCTATGGGCAAGGTGGGGGACCTGACGGGAATCCTTTGGGTGGGGCTCAGCCTCACGCTGTCCCTGGTAGTGACTCCCATCCAGTGTTGGAGAAGCTTAAAGCCTCTCACAGCTACAACCCCAAGGACTTCGACTGGAACCTGAAAAACGGACGAGTGTTTATCATCAAGAGTTACTCAGAGGACGATATTCACCGTTCCATCAAGTACTCTATCTGGTGTAGCACGGAGCATGGTAATAAGCGTCTGGACAGCGCTTTTCGCTCCATGAACGGCAAAGGCCCAGTCTACTTGCTCTTCAGCGTCAATGGCAGTGGACATTTCTGCGGTGTGGCCGAGATGCGGTCACCTGTCGATTATGGCACCAGCGCTGGTGTCTGGTCACAGGACAAGTGGAAGGGCAAGTTTGACGTTAAGTGGCTCTTTGTCAAAGACGTCCCCAACAACCAGCTGAGGCATATCCGTCTGGAGAACAACGACAATAAACCGGTCACAAACTCGCGAGACACGCAGGAGGTGCCCTTAGAAAAAGCAAAACTAGTGCTTAAAATCATTGCCACTTACAAGCACACGACCTCCATCTTTGATGACTTTTCTCATTATGAGAAGcgccaggaggaggaagaggtcGTGCGCAAG